TGGTGGCacctaaaaaaataactatacgCAGTACGGATCGGCGCAAACCACAAAAAAGGCTTAAGTGAGCATACTGGTTATATACTGTGTTGAGACACTAGATTTTGCCCGAACACGTGTTTCGCTTGGTTCAGTTGGACGAGAGGTTATTAAAggtaaataattctttaataattctttaatactACAACGATTAACGAGGATGAATATATAGAACACCAACCATATTTTACCATACCTTTCATCCCACATATTTcagaacaatttaataatgttgttCGTGACTTAAAAACTAGAATATCCTACACAGGCATGAATAAactttatgcaacacgtgcatggaaagtgccccattacgcatgctacgcgtgcgtgatagaccagtttccaggcacttgcaacataaaatagggagtgtaagtcgtgtgtaaagatgaaaattcccgggtgcggttaccgcactcgccttcggctcgtgcgtaaactccgcacccgggaattttcatcttacgacacttgttacacaaataactatagaCAATTCACATCCGAGTACATAAAGATGCAATTCCTACAGGAtcacataataataatgttgctTACAAAATTCTGTGTAAAGATTGTGACGCATTATACGTAGGACTGACAAAAAGCTTATTAAAAACGCGAATAGCGGAacattttaatcatattaataaaaatacgaaacaGATGTCTGTAGTGACTGTAGACACAGATTCATGGTCATGAATTCGATAGAAAGAGATTATTGTctgaaatgatttttataagaagaCAAAAGAACGGCCTCAATTTACAAATAGATACAGAAAGTCTTCACCACGCGTACTTTCCAGTCATAAACAAGCTgcctaaaatttaataacaacggtcaatgtttatatataaaaactctCCTTGACCTGTATCGAATTATTATAACAGTCAGTATTCCCTCGTTGCTCCAGACAGACGGTGCTCCTTACGAACGGGGAGGGTATCACACCCGCACTTTTGATAcaatagattatattatttaggaTGACAATATCTTCATCCTTTGTGGCGGAAACCCGGAGGAGGCTATATAATCCTCGTCATTCGTGGGAGGTTCACCGTTCGTCACTTAATTTACCATACGTTTTGTGAGTGATTTGCTGTAAAAACCGTAAATcgcaaatttatgtatatttatatttgtgatctTGTGATCGTGTTAGATTGCTGAAGATGGTCCGAAGAGGGACCGAAACGCAGACAAAAATGTCAATACTAGCAATGTGAATGGAagcaagataaatttagattatataatctttacgctataattataaatatataatatgataatatatgtattttagtaTATGCTAAAAAAGCAAGGATTATTattctcgatattttttatcttctttcagCGAGAAAATATGACATCCCATTATCAACCTTTATATTGCGAGAGTTGTAGCCGATATCCCTATGTCGGCAGAGTATCCGTAGGAGAGGAGGATAGTGTTGAATTCATCTATCAATTTGTGAAGCAAAGAGATGTTGCCGATAACTACCAGAATTTTAGCATATTCTATACTGTCCCTGACATAATTGGGCCACCTGAATTTGCAAACTATGGAGAACTCTTTCATTTACCATACTTTAAAAATGACTGGGTATGTGTATTTTCTGGTATTATCTGTTATAGTGTTGTACTGTAAAGTAATCGCTAACTAAATTTACGCTACAAGAGTTTGTagtatttgacatttttttattttttaatacagagACTTGATAATTTTGGTATCTCAACATCTCCATGGCAAAACAAAGATCAAAATTACGAGCTTCATGTTTTAGATATTGATTGGAATGACGAGGCATCggtcaaaaataattatattggtatgtaatgtattaatatttgaatgaataaataagatattgttagagaaaatatatttttgcatgttGAGAAGagaatacaattatattttctattttgaagaTCTCAAATTTGATGAAGCTGTATATCCAGTCAGAGTCACTATATATGAAATGTATAATCCTGGAAACGTAATTCAAATTTGGGCtgaagattttaataatcgtgAACAGTGGTTTAAGTTGTGGGATGAATCGTCTCAAATTGTACCGCCaacatcaagattattttctccacCGTTATCGCTTCCGTTTGCGTATCGCAACTTTAAAATCGATTCTATCAAACTGATACTTAGGAATGAGTCCAGCTCACCTAAGTCTCACACAAAGCTAGATGCTGTGATGCTTATCGGTACATCAGAATTAATCCGTTCTAGAAATCCTAACGAGAGCTTAActaatctgttaaaaaaaattaacagcaTGTACACTCCACACCATGAGgaagtttataatttaacagcaGATTTAAAAAGTGCAAATTTGGATATAGTTCATCTGCAACAGAATTTTCCtgaatattgcattatttttaaaaggtaTATTATAATCGTTgatattaagtaatatattcaatattttttttattcttttaataataaatattaatttattctgatGTTATTTGCAGCGATGTAACGACCTCTTATAAGAGAAACAAAAAGGTATCTGGGGAGGTGATCCCGGGTTATGTACAACCCTTTGGACAAAGATATTCGCgtcgtattttattaaaaagccATTCAAATTATACGAAGCGTATGAAACTCTCTTCGGATGAGTCCAAGGAGCTATCCCGCGTTGCAGTTTATCAACGCTTCctgtaaaatattctaagaagtttattttttgtaataatatttattgcaatgtcATCTCctgtattaaagttttatattttatctttgcagAAAGAAATACtgctaataatattaaaaaatttggattGGATGACGTTATGCCGCATGAGTTATGTAGATAAGCggttcaataatttaatacggGACCCTGAACTCTATACACGTTTGAACGTGCGATGTGGAGATATCACAGATATGGATGCTATGTTTCGTTATTTTACAcctagatgtaaatatttgcaacagTTAGATCTTACAGCAAGCGACTTTGAtgttatgaattttataaactttcttGATAATTGCGGCAGGCGTTTAACGCACTTAAGATTAAGGAACTGCGAGCTTGTTGACAATTTTGTCTTACTTGAAATTTCAaagatatgcaaaaatttaaaaggtacgtatgcatgtatatgtatattgtgtatatatgaTTGTTAAGATTATGGATGAATGGCATATGACTAATACATATTCTTTTCAGAATTGGATCTAAGTAGTTGTGAACGTATAAACGACAAAGGATTTTCGTATCTCGAGAGACTGAATGGTTTGGAACATTTAAACTTTAGTACTCTATGTATAGAGGCTCAACGtatttgcaaaatactgcaaaaaaatcAACGGATGCGTGAGTTACATTTGGAAAGTCTATACATGACTGATTTAACGAAACCTGTGGACAATAACCTAGACGTCGTTGCAACAGAGTTGAAAAATTCATGTCGCAACTTGGAAATAATAAGTTTACGgtgttataaatttacatcGGCAGGGTATTGATGCCCTTGCTGactgtaaaaatttacgaaaattgTATCTTCCCCTGTAAGTATGTGCTACGCtacattttctcttaaaatattatattttttaatcgaaatttGTGTTTGCTTCTCTTGCATTTCGAGTATcttgaaaattgattttttctttgCGATTGAAGtactgtaataattatatgatttttgttacaaaGAGCCAATCGATGAGGACAGCTTGAGCAGATAACTTTCATCCTGTCAACGTCTGGAAGTAGTTCATCTTGCCTATATTACCCTAACTGATCGCATTTTGAAATTACTAACGGGGTGCCAAAACTTGGAAGAGTTACATCTTTTTCAGGTGGGACTTGCTACGTATAAGAATTTAtccattattataaaacaatgtcCTAAACTGCAAAAGTTTTATCTCATATGGTGTAAAGTTAGTCgacttattaatattaatggtATGATTAGTGAATGGAAGAAAGAATATCCGCATGTATCTGTCTACGTATTCGActgaatataatttcaatagtTTCTGTTTACTATTTTGGGTcatatcaacaatttactttttacttatatttactttttatattttcatatttacatatttactttttaaaaatgatctGATGAACTATTGTatgttgtaaaaaaagttaatgcctaataaaaataaaatattcatttttatttattaataaggagagggagaaaggcAATTTTACGCCGGAGAGCTCGTTACACATGAGCTGGCCTCCGGGATAAAATTATGCCGGAAGAAGTCGGAATCCACCTTTTTCTCCTTTGTCTCTTATGACCACGGACACAAGCGCGCCGACGCGACGATTGGGTACGTTTTGTTGCGCGAGCTTCGGAAACAAACGCGAAAACGTCAGCCTCGAAAAGCCTTCTCTGTCCTTCCTCTTCCGCGAAGAGCCAAGCGCGGATGAGCTGGTTTTGATTAGAGCGCCGAGACACATGTTGCCGCGAATCGCTCGCGCGCTTTTAAACGAGAATTATCATCCAAGTGGCAAATCGCACTGTCAAAAGTCTTTTATTTCGCATACGGCGATACGGTATAAAATTAGAGAAGTCTCTGCGCATAAATCAAATCGCCGTTGGCGCTCGACACGTGTTGAAGAGCCTCGACTGCGCTTTGATCTACCAATTAGTCTCATCTATTTCCGTTCGTATCCGCGCTATCTTGCCAAAACAGCGATGCTCCTGGAGTCTACGAAATAGTGCCAAATCTACGATAGAGGTCGAAACACATGCTGTATACTACTAATTatcactaattgtaagttagcTTTTATTATCGATCAGGcaactaattattaatatcagacattgcaatttattattaatatttatcgcattgCAGCAAAGAGTTATTGGTATTATCATTATTCATTGTATATAACACCGTAAGCAAATGTTTGACAAAATTGCATCTctgtttaatgtaatatacctATACTAATACTAAAATCGCGCCTCTTCATCATATGTTTTTCATCACGTTCTTCGCGTTGCGTTTTATGTTACATCCGCGTGATTGAGGCTTAAAGTTCGTCCGACTGATAGTTTTACCAGTGCTCCCATCTATCTGCAAGACTGACGACTGGTTTCTGAATCACAATAGagcataaaataattgtaaatgatATTATGCGTTGAGTACACGTTAACGAAGCGTTCGTGGCCTATCTATTTTCGGATGACACTCACGATCAGACATGCGTGCGATAACGATTTGTAATAGTTTCAGTTTTGAAGTCTGAATCATTAAACAAAGCGTTcccttaatattatttatgaaatggTAAATGAAAAACAGgtcattaatttttcataattttttactgaTCCAGGTAAATGCGCATAGCTCGTTAAAATCAGAgatcttttgaaaaaattgacaataaaattattatttaattacgtgATAATTGCAACAATAGCGAGGGAAACAGTATCCAGATAGCGCAATTAAATATCAGGATAATATCCGCTCGTAGCGTGCAGATggatagatattaataataagtttattGAAATCAGCGGGGAATCCGTGAGAGATTCATGAATAAATTCCATAAGATTCTCCCCTTGCTAAACAACCCGCAGTAACAATAGCGACAGTAACAATGTGCGAAAATAGCGTCGATTAGCGTTCGAGATAAAGGCCGATGCCTCTCACGTGGCCACTGCGCCAAGATCTACGATGCTCATGCCGTGCTTCCGCGTTCGCTAATCGGCGGATCTAACCGATCGATCGCACGATCCGGGATGACGCACATCCGCGTAATGCGCCCGCAAAGATCGATGCGTCAACGTTCTCGGTAAAACGGCGGGGTTTGTGTCGCAGATATTTGTCACGATCGCGGACATTTGTCACGACGAGCTCACCACCaggcgcgggcgcggcgcCGCGATTTTCCTCGGCGGTTTTCCGACGAGGTACGAGTCGCGTTATGATCTCACCGTAGTACTTTCTTAATACGCAATTTCGCATCGAATTCTTCCTCGTTCTCGCGGCAAGACTAATCGCCCACATCTCGCGCGCACGATTCCGCGATCATGTCGGAGTTTTGCGACATGAGAGTACGTGTTTAAcattaatgtttatttgcaGGGTTCAGCTTAAGGCTGCGTGTCTACGATGCTAGAACTTGGTTCAAGTTCTCAGACCGAGAGAAAGTTACCGAAACTTGGATCGTGCGGACACACGAGTTTTGCATCCAAGTTTAGTGTGTCCACGTGTGTCCACTTGCGGGGACACTTGCAATGTCAGGGACGCTAGTGTGAtaacaaaaagttaataataatattagcgAAGCACACTTTGTAGCATGTTGCAAGAATAAAATAGGAATATGAGAAGTTCACACGTagtttcttattataaaattaagcaTACAATGTTATAGattatgtacattatatatatttttattctattttagatcgttcaaaaataatgtagtcacaattaataatgtcttaacaaaaactgtacgattaattattttaatttcaaccCCATTCATTGTCAAATTCGTATCGAATAAATCAGCACATTTTGTTTGTCGTTTTCCTgtaaatgcattattttattatatagctCCCTAAGTAGAGAAACGAGTAGCAATAGCGGTGCAGCCCTTAGGATGTCAAACCGCGACGTGCGTGGCGCGGGTGGTTTGTCGTCGGTGGTTTCGGGATGGAGCACCGCAAGTACCTAGAGTGCATGCGGCCGCGTCGGCCGTCGGTCCTCCGACGctgtcgcggcgcggcggccagTAGCGATCGCACGTAGTGCTGGAGTGCCGCCGTGCCGCGACCGTTTATTTTGGATCTCCCGCGAGTTCGATGACCGACGACCGACCGCCGCGAGCGGcgacgaccgcgagcgaaggAGGAAAGGCGCAGCGCCCAAGCGTGCCATGTGCACGCGCGTTCGCCCGTGTACAAGCCTGCGTGCAAGCGCGACGACTGGCATTCGTAATTGTCGTCCGGCCGTCCCGTCTGCGCGGGCATCTCCGGCCGTGCCCGAGCGCGAAGAAATTTCGCGCGAGCCGGAGCGAGAGCGGCAAACCGAGCCGGGAACCCGGCGAATTGCGACGGCGGCAATTTCACGAATGGCATCACGATTACGAAATCCCGCAGAGACATACGTCTCGCGATTTTTGAGGAAAACATTGGCCGAGAAGGCGGCTTTATATCACAGATATTTTGCATGATTTTTACCAACTGATCACTGAGGGAAATTTAAGTGacaacaaaatttgatttgctGCGAGAGCAAACTTTTTGCTATTGCCAACAAAAGGTTTGCTactattgttaaattaatgagcTCTCGCAGCAAACCAAGTGTTTGCTGTCACTATACTGACAAATGATTTGCTAATACAGCAAAAATTTCTCTCAGTGATTTAACAGTTCGCGAGATGTTTCTTTTTACAGCGATTgcaaattcataaatttttattgtaaaatttcataaacattataattataatagaatcTTTTTCGTGTTTGAGATATACTTTTTACAAtagtttatattacatttccgaatatttttttatttaatacttattgttagtaaccTAAAACGCGTTTGCACGTGGCATTTCGTTTCCAATCCGGATCGGGGTGCGTTTTGAGAGAAGACACAGCCGGGGTCAACGGGGAGGTCCAACATTTTCGGTGAAATCTCGAAACGGGATCTCGAGCCGTCGAGACGTAGCACCAGCTCGcttcagagagagagacagtAATCGTCACCGATGATTTGAATGACCATGTAATTCGACGCCGCGGCACAACAGGCGGGCGTTTGTTCAGGTTCGTCCGAGGAGGAATCCCGCAGCTGCAACTGCGAAATTCAAGAACAGGCGACAGCGACACcgccgacgtcgtcgtcgccgagAGAAGGGAAAGGGGATTGCAGCGGGTGGTGATGCCGATGACGGCGAGAGGGGCCTGACGAGTCTCTCGGTGACAGGGATAGACGGGAGGGGGGGGATTTTCAGGAGGCACGCGCACTTGTGACCAACCCAACCGTTGGAAGCCGTTGGGTGAAAGAACAAGACGAGGAGAAAGAGCAGATGCCTCTGTTATTACAGGTTTCGTCTTTCGTAACGCTACACCTCCGCTCGCGAGAGGTTCTCTATGAACCTTTAGGTAACCCCTCTCCTTCCTCCCCCCCGTATATCTTTCGCAGCGCGCCATTTCGATTCCTTTCTGCTGAATTGACCTAGTGCCGggtaaattgaaaaaaaagtggaaGATATCCTTTTCACCGCCGCTCAAACATCGATCCCccatattttatttccttccgACAGTTGTGATATCCTTTTCTTCATTATCTCTACTCCGTCtctttatacattattagttttactatttttagtTAGTTCTGTTCTTAGAACATCTTCTAACAAATTATCTCTATTAGCGAAGTCATTTGAAGCGTCTTTGtgagttaataaaattgaattaaaaaatgaacaaTTTAATGAACACTAATAAAAAACGAAGTCGTTCGGTCTTGATTAGAGCTCTCTTGAGGCGAAAATTTACGTATTACATGACTCTCGTTTTACTCATACAGCGATCAGCATATCGGATCTCCAATCAGCCTCGATGTACCAGTACCTGTTAATCGATCTATCAGGCCGAGTTGCGTCTTTCCACGTCGTGACAGTTCCGGTGGCGTTACAAGATCTACGCAGCCGCCGCCGCTAGATTGACCAGTTTTTCGTTTAATCTCCGATTCGTAGGCATAGCGGCGCTCGAGAAATATCGTGATGCTGAGACGTCGATAAGTCGGATGGAAAGGGCATAAAGCGGGAAAGAGAAGCGGAATCTCGGTAGGGCGGCAAAGGCACCGGGGGATTTCGAGCAGGCATTCAATATTTCGATCGATGGAGACGGCCTTTGATCTTACGGTACACCGGCCGCCCTATGTCTGCCCACTTCTTCCCAGGTGCTCGGTGCATCTTCATCCTCATTCAAGATGGCAGTTCCTTTTTTTCTGCCCAATCCCCCGCGTCACCCAACCGTCCCGCCTCCCGTCGATATCTCGGAAGATCTACGTGGCTGGAAGGTATGAGGGAGCGATCTATGTCGAAGAACCGATTCCTACGGCTTAATGCCTTTCACGGCAGCTCTCTTTGCCGAGGGTGTCGTTTTTCGAGGAGAAACATTGGGGAGTATCCGAGAGAAGATTTCATAGTCGCCATCAGGAATTAAGAGGGattcaaatatcaatattcTAATGTTTATTAGATTACGTGTATTTCTTTCTCAGTAGACACATAGGGATTTCTATGATAACTTTTAATCCGTGTAATGACACAAGCaacattgaataataaaaaaaagagattgatATTTCttgcttataattttatatattattatataaacaaaagtgACGTTTAGAAGCTTTATTTAATGCATTCTTATTAACGAAAAGTTCTTTTCGAATTTATCAAGGAATTCGTGTCCATTGTGAAACGCCATCTTTTCCACACGGGCGCATTTTCCCTAATAATTTTCGTAACAGTCGGCCCGCGTCTTCTCGATTATGTCGGGGGTGAGACACGTTCAAAAATTCTCCAATGTCGAGAGAAATTCGGGAACGTGACTCGATGAATCGTGATTAATATACCCAGCGTGTCCTACGGGTCCTTTAAATCGGGCGTTAGCCGGCTTCCTCGAGCGTGTATCGTCGAGCCTGAAaggattataaataatttctggtTGCGGGATATAAAAGACCTAGGCGTGCGAGGGAGGTGGCGTGGAGGAAGAGAGGACGGTAACGGGAAGAGGAGCAAAGGATACGCGCCGAAATTAGGTCCAAGGTATCCCGACACGCCCACAAGATCTCCGCGGTACGATCCTGTGTTGGGATAAGGTGGATTACCGTCTCTGGAATCTCGCCTCAGATGCAGGTGTCCTGGGCTCGGAACCATCGCCGAGTGCGGGATGTTTCGACACGCCGCCGATCGTTCTTTTAGCATATTATGCGCATGACTGAAGAGTATTTTCATTTGCCGAATATCTATAATgcaaatgcaatataataaaaatatttacgcgAGAATAATGCTAATAAGATTAGGTAATTGCCCTAcgtaacagtaaaattaacaaggcatattgatttttttaaatataataatagcgaagattataattactatatttataactagaatgttatatataaaagttgtttGCTGGATACATACTtaaaagtacaatatataGGAAAATTGTGGgggaaattataaaagaataatttattaaaacttatgtatgtaaaaagtataatatatgaatGTTTATTGTCATAAGAGGAATCATAATGCATCAGAAAATACTTAATCATTAAACATagttatttaaatgaaatacttAATTATCAAGAACTCCATTacttcatataaattattattttgtgctaAAGTTACGTAGAGTTACATTTAATCACttatgattttttatgaatttgtattaattaatcattaaacatagttatttaaataaaatttacttaattatcAAGAACTCCATTacttcttataaattattattttgtgctgAAATTACGTAGAGTtacatttaatcatttatgattttttatgaaCTTGTATCGCagtcatatttaaaaattctaatttatatcACGCGTGACCCGAACCTGTTCCGTACGATTAGCCGGCGCAAGGGACTCGCCACTTCGAAGGTGATCAATCGTCGCGTCTTTTTTCcatcctctttttcttcttctccgtCCGTTTATTTTCGCGAAGCGCGGCttacgtcgtcgtcgctgccGCCCGACTCGAAACGTACGCGACTCGAACATCCTGTTGGCGTCGTTCCGCCGCCCGAGAGCATTCAGTGCCTCTCGTCCTTGTTTTTCGCTGCAGCAACATCCGCGGAATTGACGTCTTCGTGGGTTAAGGCCGGCCGATAAGACCacgaaaaatggaaaaacCTGTTCCTCTTCCTGTGTCGGGGATGAGACGGCCGCGATCATTACATGCTCGAACGCACACCAGGAGTCTCGAGGAGTGCGCACAGGATACCCGGCTCCGTTCAGGTATCTCAGATATATACGGACGGAGGATACAGGCGGAATCTTGATGCGTCCGGAAGCGTGTACCGGATTCGTTTTATTTCCACGGTCGCTTTTTGCGCCTTTTGCACTACGCGGTTGGTCGGACCGAACCGGCCACTGACCACGGTGAATAGAGAAGGTAATTTCCTGCAGTTTTCCGAGGATATTAGACAAGAGGGAGTGAGAAGGATGCAGGGTGAAGCTCAGTCTCTGTCTCGGTcgatgttataaatataaggtATAAAACAGCGGCACAACGAATTAGGAATTTGCATCAAAAGCAGAGCAAAGTTACCTACGTCCACGAATACACACGacgtacaataaaataaaggtacaaaaacgtaaataatacaaaataaaacttttattattgcaggtttttaaaataaatacgtttgTTTTTAATCTTGAACATTAGTtactttttctaataattttttttttttaataaaatgagtGCGCATTCAGACTTTTAACAAAGATCGGAATACAAGAGAATCGAAATAGCGAAAAGGCACGGAAAATAACGCCAAAAAAAGGATAcgagattatatttttccttttgaTTCGTGGACTCATGAACGGCACCGACAACACGATACATTTGCGATGCAAATCCTCTTGGTAGATCCGTCCGTTCGGCAGTCGTGCGATAGGAAGTGAAACAGATAAAACGGAAGGCGGAGTCCAAGGCTAATTCCGTGCGGGGCCtaaacgccgcgccggcgtgGATTGAACGTTCGCGGTGGGGTAATGATAAAACTCTTTCTTACTTTCCCGGCTTCGATACCTGTAATGATCGTCGGCCGATCGCGGCCGTGCCGGCAAGCGCGATTGCGCGGCATTAAGCCACCAGTTTCCAGTTCGCGGGACAATTATTTATAGCCCCGCATCCCTGGCCGGCTTATCTGCATATCTTATAAAACGCCACCGGCTCGGCGAGCCGGCCGGAGACACTTCGCAAGATCGCAAGCCCGGACCGGATGGCTCTCTCGCGAAACGGATGCTGAAATCCGCCGGTCCGTGCGCACGCGGACGCGTAAATATGGGAGCATAGACGTGTGTACCCATGTAAAGTGTTAAACAACGGAGAGACGGAGTCGGAATGGCTCATAATTTACCGACGATGAGGGAAACCCTTGAAAAACGGCGCggtacattaaattataattctgtGAACATTGTAGTGAGTTTTAATTCATACTACCTGTTGATAGGGCGTTGAAATTTACCGAGATGTGCTGGCATTCACGATTGCTGTCCCGAGAAAGTGCGAGATTCAACTGCAGTTGTTATTTCTTCAATATCTTCATGACAGTCTCATCATTGACTTTCAAATCAGCTCGTTTGATTCTTTGATGCTTAATTCTCGTTAATCGCTGTTTAGGtaaaattagttaaatatttgatatatccTGGCGTAAAAAACATCTCGATCATAATTTCGACTACTTTTATGTCTGTCAAACGTATGTAACCCCTTAAGCAGAGTTGTCACACATTTGTTAACTCGAATCCCTAAATcgtatatctattttaatactttGCATAGATTGACGTCTCTAAATGCTAgtaataaatgcataaatatcGTAGGCAGTTTCGTCTTGAC
This genomic stretch from Temnothorax longispinosus isolate EJ_2023e chromosome 9, Tlon_JGU_v1, whole genome shotgun sequence harbors:
- the LOC139819204 gene encoding uncharacterized protein, coding for MTSHYQPLYCESCSRYPYVGRVSVGEEDSVEFIYQFVKQRDVADNYQNFSIFYTVPDIIGPPEFANYGELFHLPYFKNDWRLDNFGISTSPWQNKDQNYELHVLDIDWNDEASVKNNYIDLKFDEAVYPVRVTIYEMYNPGNVIQIWAEDFNNREQWFKLWDESSQIVPPTSRLFSPPLSLPFAYRNFKIDSIKLILRNESSSPKSHTKLDAVMLIGTSELIRSRNPNESLTNLLKKINSMYTPHHEEVYNLTADLKSANLDIVHLQQNFPEYCIIFKSDVTTSYKRNKKVSGEVIPGYVQPFGQRYSRRILLKSHSNYTKRMKLSSDESKELSRVAVYQRFLKKYC